GGCGACGATCCGTCAGCTTATTTGAGCCATATCGCCGACACTGCCGCCGATGAGCCCTCCACCGCCGAGCCGGACGCAACCGAGCACTCCGTCCACGCCAGCGGTATGCTGGCACCGCCCGCCTTCTAGTTAGTGTCCGGCAGGGTGCGTGGTCGTTTAAAGCTTTCAAATCAATCAGGTATTCTTTCTACCAAAAGTAGTGTTCGATTAATGAATGAATCGTGATTTAAAGTAATTTGCGATAGAGCTTATTAAGGGTGCTTAGACTGTTCGTGTtgtgtagattttttttagaaTCTTTGTAATCGTCGCCAAACGACGTTAGGGACTAAAGTTCTTCGGGACTGTGTGTTCTCGTGAAGGTGCTGGCGACTCGCGCTTGCGACTTGCCTCCGTCTTCGGGAATGTTGAATATCACAAAATGAGTATTCCACGAATGGATACCTTAACATCTACGTTAATTAAGTAGTTATATCAGATCTCTGGTGATTTTATTAAACCGTAAcatgtattaatttaattaagtaagtgCAAATCGGATTATTTGTCAGGACATATCATTCGAAATAGTGGTATAAGATAGTGTTTATATCGATACGTACCTAGTTAAGTATTTTAAGTTGAAACTCAAGAATTTAAAGAATAGTGATGTAACGAagttaataaagtttaaaatttgtAATTGGATGAATGTTTCATTTTCAGAATTCACCTCCTAGGCACGtccataatatgtaagttttatTCTTTGGATATAAACAATTCGACCAACAGTCTACAAAATGAATTGTGCGCTGTGCAATGTGAGTACCTACCACAACATGTATTGTGCATTATATTGATATCGAATATGTACTTTTCTTCGACTGTCAACTCCGGCTATCAAAAGTTTACAGACTTTTTCTATTTGTTTACCACAAAACAAATCGAACCGTATTTTGTTCTGCTGTCCAACTTGGGGACACATTTTATTCTTAGACTTTACACCTCTTCATTAATAATTCTTACTTATCACATTCGCTGATATTACTGACTGCCTCGCCTGTCGACGTACTGTCAGCGAATGCGTTAACGTTAAACTCATTAAATAGTCAAAAGCACTCACCAGCCGTTGATAACGCCCTCGACGTTGAGCATGGGCACGATCTTGAACACGTACTTGGCGCGCAGGGAGGCGGCCACCTCGGTGTCGCCGAGCAGGCAGCTCAGCGTGCCATCCATCACCCACGACGCGTTGCTCTCGCCGGGGTGCACGCGGGCCGTTAGGAAGATTATCTCTCTATCCTGCAACATTAAGTAATTAAACCTTTAGTGATAAATAAACTACATAAACTTATGTGAATATCCTACAGAGGCCGGTAAGCAAAAATCAAGGCGCTTACACATGATAGTAGttagctattttttttaaacataaatcgaacatattaaaaaatactGTTTCAATAACTAGACTGAAGGACATTTTCCTTTCAATTTAACTGCCACAAAAGCTTAAAGTTAAGTTTTCGACTAGTaagtaaatttttattttatgaagaTTTTATAGAAGTGTTTTTAGGAAAATGGAATCCACGACAAAATACTATTTACAAATCAACCTTCTATAGataataacataattaataGAGGAATTCACTGACCGCAATCGGATTCGTCGGCGTATCGTCAGCGGATATCGTCAGCAACGGCACCTCGTTGCTGTTGAGGGAGTAGCAGAGCGGCTCCGCCCGCAGGTACGCGTTCGGCGGCAGCTGCAGACTCCGTTGCCAAAGTTTGGCCTGTCATAATgataaattgtaattttttgcGGGAATATTATGGTTCCAACAACAATATCaatctcaaaataaaataaatgctgaaCAGCAGAATAATTAAGATCTCATATTGAATTTTATGATCAGGGTCTTCAGCGTTTCTTCAAACAGGGAGTGATAGTGCCGCGAAGCCGCGATGCCATtagtaaaaaatactttaataTCAACGATACAAACCCAGTATGAaaggtttatattaaataatttctaaaCAACATAACTTACCATCATCATCGAATATGTGAACGGGAAATGATAGGCGAGATAGACCACGTCGTTGGTATGTGGGAACTCGATGTTGAACGTAACTGTAAGATAGCATTTGTTGTGGCTTTTCGGGCTTGCGTAGTGGTAGCTGTTGCGGTAGTAACAAATGTCTGTGCCAGCTCGAATCCAGCCTGAAATTATACCCATTCCGAGGTAAGCGGCTAGATGGTTTCTGCTTTAAATATTAACCTCTTGTCAATGTTCGACCATACGGTAAGGCTCCTGGCCGAGATTTTAGTCATCTTAGTGAATTTTCTTCGTAAActattttttctgctctatacagcaCAACCGAGGATTTAACCCAAGATATTTGATCACCACACCCACATCAAAGGTTGAGCCATGTCAATGTGCATAGTTGAAAATAGCAAACCATGTTAAAATAACTGGCGCTAACccgaaactattttttttatgcctAATGTCTAAATCAGACAGTAAGCCAGATGCAAGTAATTACCTGGTTTACCCAGAATTGCTTCCTTGACTGAGTACATAACTGGTTTCATGCCGAAATTGAATTGGCTGTCAGACTTCTCACAGTTGACGATGTTGAAGATGTACGGGCGCCCCTGTATCATGTTACGCACTTCAAAGTAGAACCACTGATGTCTTTTCGTGGAATTCACGTCAGGCATTAGAATTAGCTCGTACTCTCTTGGACCTATCTGAAGATTTTAAACAGTTAATCAACAATACTAACAAAGTAATTTAGTAATTTACTAATTAAGTATCGATATAAGTCATAAAAAACATGTTGACGCGTATTGTAATCACCTGAATAGCTTTTCTCAAATTGCCAGACTCAAACCTGGATTCAAAAGACAATCGCGTCGaaaaattatttgcttttgttATTTCTTCTTCGTCTGTGTTGGATAAGAAAACGCTCTCCGTGCTGAAACATGAGTAAttctttcgtattttttttatcgtgAACTGTATTGCAAATAATTTCATGCTTTTCAATATTACCTTTTTGGCGCTGAGTTATCGAACACCCCAGTCAGAGAGTTTAGCTGATCTAGATCATAGACCACTTCATTCATATAAGCTTCAGGGCTGATTGCTCTATCTACACATGATAACAGCTTGACTCTGTGAATTAATAAATATGGTCATAGTAGTATACATTCTGAATTGGCTGAATTAAAGTCATGAGAGTCACATGAacatagccgccgccatacaatctaACATACGCCCtcattttaacatattttttttattagactcAGTTATGTTCAAGTGCTTTCTAATACGTCAATCTTACCTGCAGGTGGATCgctccattttatttaaaggctCTGGATGTGCAAGGCCCTGTCCACCTATCATGTCTGGAAAGGCTACTTTCACGAACGGGATCACACTTCTAACCCGAGACGCTATTGTGCAATATATCAGCGCAAATGAGCCGAACTTTGAAAGGTCTTTGTGTATCTTGAGGTATGAGCAGGAGGAtgtggctgaaaaataaatgATCAGAACCGAAGagatacctattttaatatgtacttttacatcgtcgggtgacaagtaaaagtcactaactaacatcattgaaattattggacaataaaccgtgttacaagtgtaataaagtgcatcgttactttaatttttatgttgatagtacttagtgacttttacttgtcacccgacgacaTACTAGTGGCTTTTTGAGCTGTAGACCTCCACATCCACATGGCTCCGTCATTttcaaaaaagttaaaaaactaaatctacaaaaaaaaattaaaattatcggACTAGCTCACACAATTTCGCCCAAGCTGAAATGGGGAGGACGCTTCCCTCGCACTTCGCTCTCACtcggtaaaaaaatattttagccaaAAATACCAATATCCCTCATACATACACAATTTATGATGTATGATGTTTATAAAATCTAATTAGACGGCGGATATGTATTATTTAGAACTAACTCTACACTCTCCCTTTAATTAAGATAAAGTATGAAAAACCATATTTGTGACACTGAATATACTCACATGTGCTTTCGTTAATTTTATTGCCTGTTTGAAAACCTGGAGATGATTGCAATGGGGCGGGCGTAATTGGGAATATTCTGTCACATTCTTGAGTGAACGATAAATTAAGCGAAGTCAACCCGTTCTTATTTGATTGGAACTGTAGAAAATCTTCGAGAATGAATCCTCTAGAATTAGAACGGCTCTTGACTAATCTAACTTGTTTATTGTAAGAGccaaattctttaaaaaaacaaaaatatctgcaACAAATTCAATTctcattaatttatattttctgCTACCTAATTACGTGCtgcttcatataaataaaagagTAATATACCTTTTTAAGTCTTCTATATCTCTCTCATTTGGATTGAAAAACATTGCACTTTGTAAACTATCTGATTTCAAATGATGTGACGTCTCTGCTTCCCCTTCGGTTGATTCTAGCTTATCACCATCATTCAAGTCAACGTCTGAGTATTCATCAGTGGCCTCCAGATCTAAATCAGGATCAGGTCCGTCGTCCTCGAGGTCCGAGTTGATGGTCTTACTGTCTGAATTTGCTCCATCTTCATCGTCTTCGTGACACGGCCATATTGTGTTAGTACCtgagggcatagagaaaaaaatacatagagtgctcactccatacatccgttttagtaccaaaaagactattagcatctagcatcgagtagcggaactatcagtactgctacttgacaatagatgtagcaccgaccggaaagtcttatgctgttgagataagactttccgctaggtgctacatctattgtcaagtagcagtactgatggttccgctactcgatgctagatgtagacactgaaattaatagtctgaaccggtgtatggagtgagcactcttgtcttacttatttctctatgctgagGGTAAGAAACATAGTTTTGTTCTATATTTTTAAACAGcagaatttattttataatcacgtttttttattatcaatAAAGTTCTAACTCACGAAGATGcaaaataaatctatctaatAAGTCTCATACATAATATGAATTAAGTATGATcgtgtttttgtaaaaaaacaatCAACGCCGTTTATTGATATTATAGCAACATTTGTTAATATAACTCTGCGATGAgcaaaagcgctggtggcctagcggtaagtttagtttcccctctgtgttggaaggtcagatggcagtcgctttcgtaaaaactagtggctacgccaattcttgggattagttgtcaagctgACCCCAGGCTGGAGCCTCATGggaatgagccgtggcaaaaatgccgggataacgcgaggaagaagaagaagaagtacaAATAAGTGTATACGAGTAGTTAATATAAACTTTCCACCGCCGGGCATAGGCAGTTTCTTCTTGTCCAAATAAGTTACTATTAGCGATCAACTTCAAGAATAGAGGTGAAGTTCAAGACCACAGCTGGGGTTAGTATATTTCAGatattgtatacatattatgtcGTGGCCAGATCTTAAAATTGATCATTTCATGGTGTggcaatcatttcatgaaaAAGTCAAACATCATGAAGTGATAATTTTCTGAAATGggatttcatgaaatgatcatATTCTATGATCTGTACACGACATGTATAATCATACCCTTAAGTATAGGGTTGAGGTTGAAGACCGCAGGGCTGGATGCAGGTACGGGCAGCGCCTGGTGCTTCAGGCACAGCGTGATCACCGAGCACACCCTCGCCAGGAGCCCGTCGAACTCAGGTTCATCCGGGCACTGCGAGCAGAAGCGGTGCAGCGTCTGCACGTGCTTCTTAGTGCAGAGGGAGCGACGACCTGCCTCTGAAATTTGGCCACAAACGACATAGTAAAAGaactacctatattagttaaaaGGCTCAAGtcttataaacataaataataagaGAGAATGTTTGTAGGTTCTTCGAACATAGTTGTATTATTTGCTAAAAATTGTCTCCCGCAATCCTTCATTTTACACTTTATGACAATTAACAGAAAATGTCCAAATAGTGCTAACTAATTGAGTGCACAATTCAATAAACTAATTTGAGATTTTTCAAACcatgtgtaaaaaaatatttttgatgtgtgacaaataattttaaatatagtgTGAATACGTACTTATATTGCAAAGGTGCTGCAGCGTCCTCAAGATGTGGGCACATATTTTCAGCCTTATGCGGCCCTCGTAGCGATCCCATCGGTCGAACACCCTGAGGAGCACGCTACAGAGGCCTGTCTTCACGATCTGCATGCAGCACACCTCTGTGTGAGTTACGCACAAGTGACTATTGCATACACATGACATGCAATCGTACTCCAACCAATGAGGATCAGTTTTTGGGATTGCTTTCTTTTATTCGTTATTTTTGCCTAAGAGATTTAGTAGATAAAGTAAGTAGTACTACTTACGAGTATCTACTGAATAATTCGACTAATTCTAAATGAGCACTAAAATTCTGAATTACACATCAACAATATTGCACTAATTTTAGAATATACTTTATGCttgtttattctttattctttaaataaatacaggtataagtttacagctctagatatgccaaaacacttatactgttaatacatagtcaTTATAACTATTACATATGTAGAGATTAAAAACAGGCCTGaaactatactaatttacataggtactcgtagagttaaaaaaaaactactttgtaAATCCTGATACTATACTAAAATTGATCGTGAAGTTTTCGTTTCGTTTAATCGAGttgataatagggatgatgacacatgttgaattttataacaaaatctagtaaaatagatagcaaacgagctatttatcacaataatgtggatattaaaataaaatattgaaaaattacaaaattacaggacctgaaagtttcaaaatttaggttttttttaacttccaaaaacgataaaagtatgggtaccattcgattccttacatttcatccaaaaaaatattgtatagcaactatatacataaacgcaatatttcaccgacaaaaacgcaattttcttgttttgtccatactacaagatgggcgatgacgtcacggcctctggccgttttgtatagggcgtttcgcgagtgaagtgctactgtcggactttgactacaatttctgacttttgtgttactttaatgcaatgggtcccatataggcatttgatcctaaaaacaaacccgatcgattgataccataaaaaaaattaagtcatGTAGGCTATTGGCCTCGAGAGATAATATCACAATTATCACATTGTAAGGTATTACTTAACTTTTAATGACgacggtaggtatataaaacctCATTGGTTGAAGTAtcgattttaatagtaaatgaACAATTCTAGAGCACTATTCTGTGTGTTGCCGATCGATTCGATAAATTATCATGCGAATTGATCCAGTGTCATTCCTCATTGTAGTGTTTACTCGAGCGTTTTGTGTTTTGAAAAGAGCAATGGTATTTATTGTCGTGAAATtaacattgacatatttagtCACATTATGACAAATTTCTGTACTAATTGTCGAATTTATCTGGTGATGTATGAGTGTAGATATCGAACAAGACCAACGGTAGAAATTGGACGGTTTTCTAATTAGCGTGACAATGCCGTCACTAATGTAATAGAATCCGAGTCATGCCAGTGCAACTTAGAATAATAAAACCTATAAGACAAGTACCTATGGACTCCTGTATTGAAGTTAACTTAGCTTTTGATTGAGCCTCCATACGGCAATGACTGTTCAGCAGTGctcttttactggattattgcTCAAGCGACGTGGAAATAGAGGGTTCTAGGTTTTTATATTCTCAGTGGCAGCCATTCATGTATTGTCTTAAATATTGTGAGACGACGGATGACTCAACTGTTCTTGCTGAAATAGTCGATGGCGTCGAGGCAGAGGCGCAGGCGCGCCGTGGGCATGAACCCCAGGCTCACGAGAACACGCTCGTACGTTGTCACTACTCCGTCGCGGATTAAGATGGCTGTGGTCACGGCTGGAAACGGGAGGTTAAAACAACATGCTTTAAGAGGAAAAAAGGGTTAAAACCAATACGATTTTTAATAATActgataataaaattattacatgATAGCAGCCGTaatctaaaaataatatgtaaaaaaatgtcaGTTGAGACTCGGCTTGGTCTTGCAATTGACCATAACTTTGTTTAACTTTGACTTTTCTTTGGTCTTgtgcttagatatttatttcagTGAACATAATTAACTGTTGAATGAAAATGATAATACGACAGAAACATAAATATAAGGGAATGAATATACTCACAATGTTTGGCTAGTTGTTTTAATATCACTAGTAACGGGAAAATTAGCTTGTTGTCTGTGAAATGCCCTTTAAATATGAGGTGCATAGTTCTAACACAACCAAGTGTCCTTACTTTGTTTGCAAACTTTGGATCTGAAACAGTAGAGATTCAGTATTAGGCTCAAtgtgaaatataaaatataatttaaattataaataaacgtaTGTGTATAAGGTTTTTTAAAGTATAGGTATATCATAATAAGTCGGATATCAGAAACTAAAACTTTGTAAAACACCCCATCTCAACAAAAAGTAAATATAGCTTTTATTAGggtaacaaataaattaatacaattataatataactagaaataaaataaaaaacacaaactacctataaaataaaataaaacacaaactacatacctataaaacccattataaaaagaacaccccATCCAACAAAAATAGAATTTCTACACATTGGGTTAAAGCCGTTAAAGGTAAACAATAGCAAGTATCTACTCAATTAGCAAAGGGTTTTACGGGAATCTGACTCATTCTGTTTTAAAATGTTGAAACTAGTAACGTTCACACGGCTTTAAATAGTTACAAAACTTATATGGCCAACTGAAATCCAGTGATTTGGGGATGGTTTTAGGAAACAGAGAAGTATAAAATGCGGAAAGGATGACAATTAGTGTAACCTCGGGAGGCAAGCGGAGCAAGGATCCAAAGGAGGTCTTGCAGGATCACTTCGGTTCCTGAGTGGCGGTCCCTTTTATCGTACATGATAGCGATCAACTTCCGTATTATGATCTGGGTGCCCTTCAACGATATGAAATAGTAAGCGCACTGCATGCGGGCCATGTTGTTCACTGGAATCAACATAACTAGTTAGCATACCTTTAGGAGCCAGCGCGGCAAGAATCCACACTAAGTCCTGGACTATTATCTCGGCACCGACAGAGCCATCCCGTTTGCTATGGGAAGCAACGAGGTATCGGATAATTATTTGGGTGCCGTTTAACGCTATCATGTGTTGGGCGCACTGAGTCCGCGCCATGTTGTTGGCTGAAAGATTCCCATATAATTGGCAATtcaaaaaaatctgaaaacacCTACTCAACAGTAGATTAAATGAAGAAGCCATACTGTTATAGGGTTTGCTTGCGGCATTCGTGCTActaacaaacatacatataccAAGTATGTTAATATTGTAAAACACACTGCAGTGAAAGACATTTGAATCAACAATCACCTCATTATTCTGTTATCTAATATTGCAATGCCGAGACTTCAATTTGTATTCACAATGTCAAGCTTAGTGAACACATTGTAAATGTCACTGGCTCGACTACTGTTGTTACTTACAAAACAAACGTATTTACAATGTATAGAATActaatatgttattttatataaggaaaaataaagcaaaataaaagataaattaattaattatgataaaagcaaaatatgttttttagttaaatattttatgtcGATTCCTATTTTTCTAAAGTATTGAAGAGTTATCAATTGTAGATCATTGTCTAGCTACGTGCCAGGTGAATCAGATTTATAGACCTCAAGATTTCAAGATTTtttcgtaaaaataaaatatgttgactTTTGCgtcacaaatataaaaaaatcttattattattttaatgttttaaaagcATTCTGATAAATCAGGCTTCTACTTCCAGTTTAGTCTGACATTCGACTTGAGACAGGGATTTCACGTTAgtagggtcgactacaaagagatgtatccactttttcaccttattagttattacaaggcaataaggtgaaaaagtggatacatctctttgtagtcgactgtacaagCACAGACAGCACCCGACCAAACAATCAAAATCAAGTTTTCTCTGTTATTTAAGGCAAAGGTAAAATTGCCATCAGAATGCGCAGTCAAATTTAGGTTGATTTTGATGTCGTCCATGCCAATGTAAGTGTTGGCATTTGATCGATACAGTCAaagttgtataacaaatccattttaacccaaatttcaattgcttatggtaaaaaaaaatcaataaaaaatcaTAGTTGGAAAGTAAAACGCTTTATTGCAAGaatgtatcattttctgcacaccttttagaacaagaatgaataaataataaaataaatatttataagtatatacatatcTCCATGTTTAAACATTAAAGAGCTACTGAACTAAGAAGAATGAAGTGGACGTGGCGTGGCGCCAGTAAAGGGCAAGGCTAATTAAACTGCATATATTTTATATGCACCGTATGTAACTTCTTTTACATTCGTTACTCGTCGCATTACCCTTATTCATTACTAAAAAGTAACCGTTAGCAAAACATACGCTGTAAGCgtaggtattatgtattttgGACAAATTACCATGACTTATATTTCTTGTTTAAATTGTGACAACAGATGTGGATGGCCTATGTGGTTTAAGAAACTTCAGTTAGACTTGATGCTCTCATTTCAGTCTGACTGGACGCACTCACTGATAGTAAAACGTAGGTAAGTAATCGAATTTTAGAAACCCTAGCATTAAAAGCATCAATTCCCATGCATTAAAACTTTTAAGATTGCTTGCAATTTAATCGCAGGTGCTAGAAACTCTTGTACACAAATCACCTCAACATACCCTTTTTTCGCAAaggatttttattttctttgccCGTCTTATTGACATCTTTCTTCTTGTTAACTGTTGCTTCATTGCCAGCTAATAGgtatacaaaataattcaattcaTTGACCAATTTTATTCACGAAACAAGTTTATAGAAGTTTATTGTGATGATTTTCCTCGAGTCATTATATCTACAGgttgtcccaagaag
This region of Cydia amplana chromosome 4, ilCydAmpl1.1, whole genome shotgun sequence genomic DNA includes:
- the LOC134663172 gene encoding cytosolic carboxypeptidase 1-like isoform X1 codes for the protein MQQDIGTKSKKKPHRMADEAAAECLFDRLRQHQQRAPDATEVARTITARINARLTSHDKHVRQSTLEKIWDKRTNAIQMLLTILETSRDTPTSTYTTAILREAICLKQGKGKKCSAGNEATVNKKKDVNKTGKENKNPLRKKANNMARTQCAQHMIALNGTQIIIRYLVASHSKRDGSVGAEIIVQDLVWILAALAPKDPKFANKVRTLGCVRTMHLIFKGHFTDNKLIFPLLVILKQLAKHSVTTAILIRDGVVTTYERVLVSLGFMPTARLRLCLDAIDYFSKNKVCCMQIVKTGLCSVLLRVFDRWDRYEGRIRLKICAHILRTLQHLCNIKAGRRSLCTKKHVQTLHRFCSQCPDEPEFDGLLARVCSVITLCLKHQALPVPASSPAVFNLNPILKGTNTIWPCHEDDEDGANSDSKTINSDLEDDGPDPDLDLEATDEYSDVDLNDGDKLESTEGEAETSHHLKSDSLQSAMFFNPNERDIEDLKRYFCFFKEFGSYNKQVRLVKSRSNSRGFILEDFLQFQSNKNGLTSLNLSFTQECDRIFPITPAPLQSSPGFQTGNKINESTSTSSCSYLKIHKDLSKFGSFALIYCTIASRVRSVIPFVKVAFPDMIGGQGLAHPEPLNKMERSTCRVKLLSCVDRAISPEAYMNEVVYDLDQLNSLTGVFDNSAPKSTESVFLSNTDEEEITKANNFSTRLSFESRFESGNLRKAIQIGPREYELILMPDVNSTKRHQWFYFEVRNMIQGRPYIFNIVNCEKSDSQFNFGMKPVMYSVKEAILGKPGWIRAGTDICYYRNSYHYASPKSHNKCYLTVTFNIEFPHTNDVVYLAYHFPFTYSMMMAKLWQRSLQLPPNAYLRAEPLCYSLNSNEVPLLTISADDTPTNPIADREIIFLTARVHPGESNASWVMDGTLSCLLGDTEVAASLRAKYVFKIVPMLNVEGVINGCHRCGLTNEDLNRRWSKPSPVLHPSIYHTKGLIEYLVRVWKKPPLVFCDYHGHSRKKNVFFYGCAGAESWCGSDRSVPDEPVKYLMLPALMHRISPAFALGSCSFRVERERESTARVTVWRHLGVTRSYTMEATFCGFDRGPFKGFHLNTQHLQTVGSDFCEALNGLNDTATSDDIQLTKDLNGNIIEISLNGEAVNSAIAVDSEPGSCSDSVLRTDSDEDFD
- the LOC134663172 gene encoding cytosolic carboxypeptidase 1-like isoform X3 is translated as MADEAAAECLFDRLRQHQQRAPDATEVARTITARINARLTSHDKHVRQSTLEKIWDKRTNAIQMLLTILETSRDTPTSTYTTAILREAICLKQGKGKKCSAGNEATVNKKKDVNKTGKENKNPLRKKANNMARTQCAQHMIALNGTQIIIRYLVASHSKRDGSVGAEIIVQDLVWILAALAPKDPKFANKVRTLGCVRTMHLIFKGHFTDNKLIFPLLVILKQLAKHSVTTAILIRDGVVTTYERVLVSLGFMPTARLRLCLDAIDYFSKNKVCCMQIVKTGLCSVLLRVFDRWDRYEGRIRLKICAHILRTLQHLCNIKAGRRSLCTKKHVQTLHRFCSQCPDEPEFDGLLARVCSVITLCLKHQALPVPASSPAVFNLNPILKGTNTIWPCHEDDEDGANSDSKTINSDLEDDGPDPDLDLEATDEYSDVDLNDGDKLESTEGEAETSHHLKSDSLQSAMFFNPNERDIEDLKRYFCFFKEFGSYNKQVRLVKSRSNSRGFILEDFLQFQSNKNGLTSLNLSFTQECDRIFPITPAPLQSSPGFQTGNKINESTSTSSCSYLKIHKDLSKFGSFALIYCTIASRVRSVIPFVKVAFPDMIGGQGLAHPEPLNKMERSTCRVKLLSCVDRAISPEAYMNEVVYDLDQLNSLTGVFDNSAPKSTESVFLSNTDEEEITKANNFSTRLSFESRFESGNLRKAIQIGPREYELILMPDVNSTKRHQWFYFEVRNMIQGRPYIFNIVNCEKSDSQFNFGMKPVMYSVKEAILGKPGWIRAGTDICYYRNSYHYASPKSHNKCYLTVTFNIEFPHTNDVVYLAYHFPFTYSMMMAKLWQRSLQLPPNAYLRAEPLCYSLNSNEVPLLTISADDTPTNPIADREIIFLTARVHPGESNASWVMDGTLSCLLGDTEVAASLRAKYVFKIVPMLNVEGVINGCHRCGLTNEDLNRRWSKPSPVLHPSIYHTKGLIEYLVRVWKKPPLVFCDYHGHSRKKNVFFYGCAGAESWCGSDRSVPDEPVKYLMLPALMHRISPAFALGSCSFRVERERESTARVTVWRHLGVTRSYTMEATFCGFDRGPFKGFHLNTQHLQTVGSDFCEALNGLNDTATSDDIQLTKDLNGNIIEISLNGEAVNSAIAVDSEPGSCSDSVLRTDSDEDFD
- the LOC134663172 gene encoding cytosolic carboxypeptidase 1-like isoform X6 is translated as MQQDIGTKSKKKPHRMADEAAAECLFDRLRQHQQRAPDATEVARTITARINARLTSHDKHVRQSTLEKIWDKRTNAIQMLLTILETSRDTPTSTYTTAILREAICLKQGKGKKCSAGNEATVNKKKDVNKTGKENKNPLRKKANNMARTQCAQHMIALNGTQIIIRYLVASHSKRDGSVGAEIIVQDLVWILAALAPKDPKFANKVRTLGCVRTMHLIFKGHFTDNKLIFPLLVILKQLAKHSVTTAILIRDGVVTTYERVLVSLGFMPTARLRLCLDAIDYFSKNKAGRRSLCTKKHVQTLHRFCSQCPDEPEFDGLLARVCSVITLCLKHQALPVPASSPAVFNLNPILKGTNTIWPCHEDDEDGANSDSKTINSDLEDDGPDPDLDLEATDEYSDVDLNDGDKLESTEGEAETSHHLKSDSLQSAMFFNPNERDIEDLKRYFCFFKEFGSYNKQVRLVKSRSNSRGFILEDFLQFQSNKNGLTSLNLSFTQECDRIFPITPAPLQSSPGFQTGNKINESTSTSSCSYLKIHKDLSKFGSFALIYCTIASRVRSVIPFVKVAFPDMIGGQGLAHPEPLNKMERSTCRVKLLSCVDRAISPEAYMNEVVYDLDQLNSLTGVFDNSAPKSTESVFLSNTDEEEITKANNFSTRLSFESRFESGNLRKAIQIGPREYELILMPDVNSTKRHQWFYFEVRNMIQGRPYIFNIVNCEKSDSQFNFGMKPVMYSVKEAILGKPGWIRAGTDICYYRNSYHYASPKSHNKCYLTVTFNIEFPHTNDVVYLAYHFPFTYSMMMAKLWQRSLQLPPNAYLRAEPLCYSLNSNEVPLLTISADDTPTNPIADREIIFLTARVHPGESNASWVMDGTLSCLLGDTEVAASLRAKYVFKIVPMLNVEGVINGCHRCGLTNEDLNRRWSKPSPVLHPSIYHTKGLIEYLVRVWKKPPLVFCDYHGHSRKKNVFFYGCAGAESWCGSDRSVPDEPVKYLMLPALMHRISPAFALGSCSFRVERERESTARVTVWRHLGVTRSYTMEATFCGFDRGPFKGFHLNTQHLQTVGSDFCEALNGLNDTATSDDIQLTKDLNGNIIEISLNGEAVNSAIAVDSEPGSCSDSVLRTDSDEDFD